A genomic region of Colletotrichum destructivum chromosome 5, complete sequence contains the following coding sequences:
- a CDS encoding Putative cytochrome c oxidase assembly protein COX16, which produces MAVFSSKKFPSKADTNTFAAQYRAQMAKRPFLLFGLPFVAVMIAGSFVLTPATAIRYEKHDRRVRQVTRDEELNMRRSARKVDMKEEYYRLAAKDIDNWEQKRVKRFKGEHDGIIGE; this is translated from the exons ATGGCTGTCTTCAGTAGCAAGAAGTTCCCGTCCAAGGCGGACACCAACACCTTTGCTGCCCAGTACCGGGCCCAGATGGCCAAGCGGCCGTTTCTGCTCTTCGGCCTGCCCTTCGTCGCTGTCATGATAGCCGGCTCCTTCGTCTTGACGCCCGCAACGGCCATCCGGTACGAAAAGCATGACAGGCGCGTGCGCCAGGTGACCAGAGACGAAGAGCTGAATATGCGTCGGTCGGCGCGCAAGGTCGACATGAAGGAAGAATACTAC CGGCTTGCGGCCAAGGACATCGACAACTGGGAGCAGAAGCGTGTCAAGCGGTTCAAGGGCGAACacgacggcatcatcggcgagTAG
- a CDS encoding Putative calcineurin-like phosphoesterase domain, ApaH type, 5'-Nucleotidase/apyrase — protein sequence MAKHQPSSTMLRPSSLLAAAAFCLPLASGSQPGAASPIPAPMRDLTWGQLNFLHTTDTHGWLGGHLLEPQYSADWGDYVSFAEHMRRKADERGADLLVIDTGDRVEGNGLYDSSSPKGLFTYDIFREQAVDVLCTGNHELYQADAAQREHDITVPNYRESYIASNLDYVDPKTGDRVPQAQRYRKFKTKNQGLEIIALGFLFDFTGNANNTVVQPVEDTIKEDWFKKMLQEEKPDLFVVIGHVGLRMPEFKAIFTAIRKEEWFAPIAFFGGHAHVRDALTFDKGAFALASGRYGETIGWMSIDNVKKAKSAADEASAEAAPSASFTRKYIDNNLFGLYHHTGLNETTFPTEHGKNVTKMIEKARKALDLDYRYGCAPKDLWVNRAPYPSDDSIFTWLETEVLPDVIHKKEREDVPRLAIVNTGGLRFDIFKGAFTKDSTYIVSPFTSTFKYIPDVPYGVAKRVIELLNQAGKIFEAAQDTRFMNIPEMMFPKDNVVMMSKVAREDEPRRLELRQEASQHRLAEDGDDDKSKKPDLIGGYTTKDDIGVDGDDTEHTPIKFYEVPNCVQTEIGFPEEGEPDKVDVVFIDFILQWVLVALKFSGGDYSEKDVLAWSDDTLTYKMGEWIKENWKGEC from the coding sequence ATGGCGAAACACCAACCATCATCAACGATGCTGCGGCCATCCTCCCTcctcgcagcagcagcgttCTGCCTGCCCCTCGCATCCGGCTCACAGCCCGGCGCCGCGTCTCCGATCCCGGCCCCGATGCGTGATCTGACCTGGGGCCAGCTCAACTTTCTCCACACCACCGATACCCACGGCTGGCTCGGCGGTCACCTCCTCGAGCCGCAGTACTCGGCCGATTGGGGCGACTATGTCTCCTTCGCCGAGCATATGCGCCGCAAGGCCGACGAGCGCGGCGCCGACCTTCTAGTCATCGACACGGGCGACCGCGTCGAGGGCAACGGCCTCTACGACTCCTCCAGCCCCAAAGGTCTCTTCACCTACGACATTTTCcgcgagcaggccgtcgaTGTCCTCTGCACCGGCAACCACGAGCTCTACCAGGCCGATGCAGCCCAGCGCGAGCATGACATCACGGTGCCCAACTACCGCGAGAGCTACATCGCCAGCAACCTCGACTACGTCGATCCCAAGACAGGCGACCGTGTGCCTCAGGCGCAGCGGTACCGCAAGTTCAAGACGAAGAATCAAGGTCTCGAGatcatcgccctcggcttcctcttcgACTTCACGGGTAACGCGAACAACACGGTTGTGCAGCCGGTCGAGGACACCATCAAGGAAGACTGGTTCAAGAAGATGCtgcaggaggagaagcccgacctcttcgtcgtcatcggccacGTCGGCCTGCGCATGCCCGAGTTCAAGGCCATCTTCACCGCCATCCGCAAGGAGGAATGGTTCGCGCCCATTGCCTTCTTCGGTGGCCACGCTCACGTCCGCGACGCCCTCACATTCGACAAGGGCGCCTTTGCGCTTGCCAGCGGGAGGTACGGCGAGACCATCGGTTGGATGTCGATCGACAacgtcaagaaggccaagtcCGCCGCTGATGAGGCCTCCGCCGAGGCTGCTCCATCGGCCTCTTTCACGCGAAAGTACATTGACAACAACCTCTTCGGTCTCTACCATCACACTGGCCTTAACGAGACGACCTTCCCGACGGAGCACGGCAAGAACGTCACCAAGATGATCgagaaggcccgcaaggcGCTCGATCTCGACTACCGGTACGGCTGCGCGCCGAAGGACCTGTGGGTGAATCGCGCCCCATACCCCAGCGACGATAGCATCTTCACATGGCTCGAGACCGAGGTCCTCCCGGACGTCATCCACAAAAAGGAAAGGGAGGACGTGCCGCGCCTGGCCATAGTCAACACGGGCGGCCTGCGGTTCGACATCTTCAAGGGTGCCTTCACAAAGGACAGCACCTACATCGTGTCGCCCTTTACCAGCACCTTCAAGTACATTCCCGACGTGCCGTACGGCGTGGCCAAGCGCGTCATTGAGCTGCTCAACCAGGCCGGCAAGATCTTTGAGGCGGCGCAAGACACCCGCTTCATGAACATACCCGAAATGATGTTCCCCAAGGACAACGTcgtgatgatgtcgaaggTGGCACGGGAGGACGagccgcgccgcctcgagctccgccAAGAGGCTAGCCAACACCGTTTGGCtgaggacggcgacgacgacaagtcCAAGAAACCGGACCTCATCGGCGGATACACCACCAAAGACGACAtcggcgttgacggcgacgacacggAGCACACGCCCATCAAGTTCTACGAGGTGCCCAACTGCGTGCAGACGGAGATCGGCTTccccgaggagggcgagccAGACAAGGTGGACGTCGTCTTCATAGATTTCATCCTGCAGTGGGTCCTCGTCGCGCTCAAAttcagcggcggcgactacAGCGAGAAGGACGTGCTGGCGTGGTCGGATGATACGCTGACGTACAAGATGGGCGAGTGGATCAAGGAGAATTGGAAGGGAGAGTGCTGA